In one window of Ruminococcus albus AD2013 DNA:
- a CDS encoding M15 family metallopeptidase gives MKKRRSAVTPLVTVLIIVLIVISAMVVIIKPDKFNIAGQVTALFRGRVEYHLDEVPADELSLRTASVGDLKIGTTMVLVNKDHPLDPYFEPSICEYKDSGVMMSTASVDSYAALSKAVMDNCGEPLYVMSSYRTPEEQQELYEDQGSSEAMPPHCSEHETGLAQDLYFSGFAGKNIIDCPAGKYLTEHAPEYGFIVRYPSFGRMVTGIKYEPWHFRYVGQPHAEIITANGLTFEEYIDGLEYGSFYAYEDYIISRQKGDSLLLPENCTCDISTDNCGGYIITAKKQ, from the coding sequence ATGAAAAAAAGAAGATCGGCTGTGACACCTTTAGTTACAGTCCTGATAATTGTACTCATTGTGATATCGGCGATGGTAGTTATCATCAAGCCCGACAAATTCAACATTGCAGGACAGGTGACCGCGCTTTTCCGCGGCAGGGTGGAGTATCACCTTGACGAAGTGCCTGCCGATGAACTTTCGCTCAGGACTGCATCTGTGGGAGATCTGAAAATAGGGACGACGATGGTGCTTGTTAACAAAGATCACCCGCTGGATCCGTACTTTGAGCCTTCAATATGCGAATACAAGGATTCAGGGGTGATGATGTCAACGGCTTCGGTGGACAGCTATGCGGCACTGTCGAAAGCGGTGATGGACAACTGCGGAGAACCGCTGTACGTTATGTCATCATACCGCACGCCCGAGGAACAGCAGGAACTGTATGAAGATCAGGGCAGCAGCGAGGCTATGCCGCCCCACTGTTCGGAGCATGAAACTGGTCTGGCACAGGATCTGTATTTCAGCGGGTTTGCGGGCAAGAATATCATCGATTGTCCTGCGGGAAAATACCTCACGGAACACGCACCCGAGTATGGTTTTATTGTGAGATACCCATCTTTCGGCAGAATGGTGACCGGTATAAAATACGAACCCTGGCATTTCAGGTATGTGGGTCAGCCCCATGCAGAGATAATAACTGCGAACGGTCTTACTTTTGAAGAATATATCGACGGTCTGGAGTACGGCAGTTTTTATGCATATGAGGATTACATCATATCAAGACAGAAAGGAGACAGCCTGCTTCTGCCCGAAAACTGTACCTGTGATATCTCGACAGATAACTGCGGCGGGTATATCATCACGGCAAAAAAACAGTAA
- a CDS encoding sensor histidine kinase yields the protein MTAFITACVAAGIALFGEMNVSRVKGRLSDMGGTPWEGFGQSEKYRTELKNMYEQLCILGVCELANMDENGKYTGNKYVQSDLLYYFDFNEYRYKKTGEGIVPYSDIFDYYVSYTVPEEMADEVLTDDETTAEEERAERTVTHFVTNISEDIINDKMTEQERINALTSNKYGGYILRSEDVISSKYVSSGVMDNYSYQVAEKNGKLRNVNESYPDNYLPLGGWYSDNYGRHVFSFCNDSPIKFYEYPENTEEGFTARREWVDIESNTAEGSGIYYSTLPICDMPDYKATAGDTEGLTVYIEPEDYYFDSIYREYEDLYSEYHETRSLSLQCGILALVLIAYLIAGAVVRGLAGEHESSFADKLPFELYIGAWLLILLGTAVIGHMYWGMVYSADERAEETAYWYLTYGAIFAVMTGIAVHSIIHGIKLISLRKFGSSFLLPKLMGKLSERYRTTTLYETRRNRPAGSGLMWRSVRSLGAFLAAVLMLPSSLYGNKDALQIAAVVICVAASVYFIYSQIRAIFLARDLTKLDRRITALNRNTPFEVEISPLSELSRPSDMLKNISDTVSDAVEEQIKSERMKIELVANVSHDLKTPLTSIISYIDLLKKTELDDEAMGYVQILDKKSQKLKGIVADVFSLAKATSGIDVNMEELDFVRLFNQSLADADDKIKGSGRTLKINVTEDTAPVMGDGNKLYRVLQNIIDNALKYSLEGSRIFLELKSDGGNIVFTAKNISSYPIDFTADEITERFVRGDKSRTDGGSGLGLSIAKSFTEACGGGFEIELDGDMFKAIMTMPIINKEKNEEKETIE from the coding sequence GTGACGGCCTTCATCACGGCTTGTGTGGCGGCGGGTATAGCGCTGTTCGGTGAGATGAATGTGAGCCGCGTAAAAGGCAGACTTTCGGATATGGGCGGAACGCCCTGGGAAGGATTTGGGCAATCGGAGAAATACCGCACCGAGCTGAAAAATATGTATGAACAGCTTTGCATACTTGGCGTGTGCGAGCTTGCGAATATGGACGAAAACGGTAAATACACGGGAAATAAATATGTGCAGTCCGATCTTTTGTACTATTTTGATTTCAACGAATACCGCTACAAAAAGACAGGCGAGGGCATAGTGCCATATTCAGATATATTCGACTACTATGTTTCCTATACTGTTCCCGAAGAAATGGCGGATGAAGTCCTGACCGATGATGAAACGACAGCAGAGGAGGAAAGGGCTGAGAGGACGGTAACACATTTTGTCACGAATATATCGGAGGATATCATAAATGATAAAATGACCGAGCAGGAGCGTATAAATGCGCTGACTTCAAATAAATACGGAGGATATATCCTGCGCTCGGAAGATGTGATATCATCGAAGTATGTATCATCGGGGGTGATGGATAATTACAGTTATCAGGTAGCGGAGAAGAACGGAAAACTCAGGAATGTGAATGAATCCTATCCCGATAACTATCTGCCTCTGGGCGGCTGGTACAGTGATAATTACGGAAGGCACGTTTTCAGTTTCTGCAATGATTCGCCGATAAAGTTTTATGAATATCCCGAAAATACCGAGGAAGGATTTACGGCAAGGCGGGAATGGGTGGATATAGAGTCAAACACAGCAGAAGGTTCCGGTATATATTATTCTACTCTGCCTATATGTGATATGCCCGACTATAAAGCGACAGCAGGGGATACCGAGGGGCTGACGGTATATATTGAACCGGAGGATTATTATTTCGATTCGATATACAGGGAGTACGAGGATCTGTATAGCGAGTATCACGAAACAAGATCGTTATCTTTGCAGTGCGGGATACTGGCACTGGTGCTGATAGCTTATCTTATCGCGGGGGCTGTTGTGAGAGGGCTGGCAGGAGAGCATGAAAGTTCCTTTGCTGATAAGCTGCCATTTGAACTGTACATTGGGGCATGGCTTCTGATACTTTTGGGGACAGCAGTGATAGGTCATATGTATTGGGGTATGGTCTACTCCGCTGATGAACGGGCAGAGGAGACGGCTTACTGGTATCTGACATACGGTGCTATATTTGCGGTTATGACAGGTATAGCTGTACACAGCATCATTCACGGTATAAAGCTGATATCACTAAGGAAATTCGGGAGCAGTTTCCTGCTGCCTAAGCTGATGGGCAAGCTTAGTGAGAGATACCGCACTACTACACTTTACGAGACACGGAGGAACAGACCTGCGGGAAGCGGTCTTATGTGGCGCTCGGTGAGAAGCCTTGGGGCATTTCTCGCGGCGGTGTTAATGCTTCCAAGCTCACTTTATGGAAACAAAGATGCTTTACAGATAGCTGCCGTTGTGATATGCGTGGCGGCATCGGTATACTTTATATATTCACAGATAAGGGCGATATTTCTCGCACGTGACCTTACTAAACTGGACAGGCGTATCACGGCACTAAACCGAAACACGCCCTTTGAGGTAGAGATATCACCTCTTTCGGAGCTGAGCAGACCTTCGGATATGCTGAAAAATATATCCGATACCGTCAGTGATGCGGTGGAGGAACAGATAAAGTCCGAGAGAATGAAGATAGAACTGGTGGCGAATGTATCTCACGACCTGAAAACTCCTCTGACTTCAATAATAAGCTACATCGACCTGCTGAAAAAGACGGAGCTGGACGATGAGGCTATGGGCTATGTTCAGATACTGGATAAGAAATCACAGAAGCTTAAAGGCATAGTTGCCGATGTTTTCAGCCTGGCAAAGGCGACCAGCGGCATAGATGTGAACATGGAAGAGCTGGACTTTGTAAGGCTTTTCAACCAGAGCCTTGCAGATGCGGACGACAAGATAAAGGGAAGCGGAAGGACGTTAAAGATAAATGTCACCGAGGATACCGCACCTGTTATGGGCGACGGAAACAAGCTTTACCGCGTACTGCAGAACATCATAGACAATGCGCTGAAATACTCTTTGGAGGGTTCGCGCATATTCCTGGAGCTTAAAAGTGACGGCGGGAACATAGTATTCACCGCCAAGAACATTTCTTCTTACCCTATCGACTTTACCGCGGACGAGATAACAGAAAGATTTGTCCGCGGGGATAAGTCGAGGACGGACGGCGGAAGCGGGCTTGGGCTTTCAATAGCAAAAAGCTTCACGGAAGCCTGCGGCGGAGGGTTTGAGATAGAATTGGACGGCGATATGTTCAAGGCTATCATGACCATGCCTATCATCAATAAAGAAAAAAACGAAGAAAAAGAAACGATAGAATAA
- a CDS encoding response regulator transcription factor: MEDITATILVVDDDRDIVAAIAKLLELEGYKTVRAYDGIEALEKLSENDIQLILIDVMMPRLDGLSAIMKIRDRRNIPIIVLSAKSEDTDKILGLSMGADDYITKPYNPMELTARVKSSLRRYMQLGDIGNINKTDVIKIGGLELDKGAKSITVDGAPVKLTATELKILELLMENAGRVFSAEEIYRKVWNEDAYAVENTVMVHIRHIREKIEIDPKEPRYLKVVWGIGYKIEKNI; encoded by the coding sequence ATGGAAGATATCACAGCAACTATTCTTGTAGTGGACGATGACAGAGACATCGTGGCAGCTATCGCGAAGCTGCTTGAACTGGAAGGCTACAAAACGGTCAGGGCGTATGACGGTATAGAAGCACTGGAGAAGCTTTCGGAGAACGACATACAGCTTATACTGATAGACGTTATGATGCCGAGGCTTGACGGGCTTTCGGCTATAATGAAGATAAGAGACAGGCGAAATATCCCGATAATAGTGCTGTCGGCAAAATCCGAGGATACAGACAAGATACTCGGGCTTTCGATGGGGGCTGACGACTATATCACAAAACCATATAATCCCATGGAGCTTACCGCCCGTGTGAAGAGCAGTCTGAGGCGGTATATGCAGCTGGGGGATATAGGGAACATCAACAAAACGGACGTTATAAAAATAGGCGGTCTGGAGCTTGACAAGGGTGCGAAGTCAATTACGGTGGACGGCGCACCCGTAAAACTGACCGCAACGGAACTGAAGATACTTGAACTGCTGATGGAGAACGCGGGTCGGGTATTTTCGGCAGAAGAGATATACCGCAAGGTTTGGAACGAAGACGCTTACGCGGTGGAGAACACGGTAATGGTACATATAAGGCATATTCGGGAGAAGATCGAGATCGATCCGAAGGAGCCGAGATATCTGAAAGTGGTGTGGGGCATTGGGTACAAGATCGAAAAAAATATCTAA
- a CDS encoding ABC transporter ATP-binding protein, whose translation MADTKKVQKPVLKPLLSYARPYIGLFGISMLLAVITVATTLYAPILIGQGVDLIVGEKNVDFGALVPIIIKLCMTVSLTALSQWLMSLCTNKITFNVVRDIRRKAFAKLGRLPLSYIDSHPHGDIISRIITDIDQISDGLLMGFAQLFTGICTIIGTIVFMLTINVKISLVVILLTPLSLFVARFIAKNTFDLFRKQSIARGEMTSLVEEITGDLKTVQAFGYEDEGEARFEVCNRKLQEVSVKAIFFSSLTNPCTRFVNGLVYTSVGILGALAVFSGNGFTVGNLSSFLSYANQYTKPFNEISGVITELQSALASAGRVFELIDETEEIPDAPDAEVLTEVDGTVDAEHVYFSYDPEVKLIEDFNLHVKAGERTAIVGPTGCGKTTMINLLMRFYDADSGSINISGKPIKNCTRDSMRSMYGMVLQETWLKTATIRDNIRYGKPDATDEEVVAAAKSAHCHGFIKRLPKGYDTVISDAFSTLSQGQKQLLCIARVMLSLPPMLILDEATSSIDTRTEIIIQRAFAKMMKGRTSFIIAHRLSTIKEAENIIVMRSGHIIEQGTHESLMAKGGFYSELYNSQFAAE comes from the coding sequence TTGGCTGATACTAAAAAAGTACAAAAACCTGTACTCAAGCCCCTGCTTTCCTATGCAAGACCCTATATCGGTCTGTTCGGAATTTCGATGCTGCTGGCAGTTATCACGGTAGCCACCACCCTTTATGCGCCCATACTTATCGGTCAGGGCGTTGACCTTATAGTAGGCGAGAAAAACGTCGATTTCGGGGCGCTTGTGCCGATAATCATAAAGCTGTGCATGACCGTTTCCCTGACAGCTTTGTCACAGTGGCTTATGTCCCTGTGTACCAACAAGATAACCTTCAATGTGGTGAGGGATATCCGCCGCAAGGCTTTTGCAAAGCTTGGCAGACTTCCTCTTTCCTACATCGATTCCCACCCTCACGGCGATATCATAAGCCGTATCATCACCGATATCGACCAGATATCCGACGGTCTGCTGATGGGTTTTGCACAGCTGTTTACGGGTATCTGTACAATAATCGGTACAATTGTTTTTATGCTGACCATAAATGTAAAGATATCACTGGTCGTTATCCTGCTGACACCCCTTTCGCTGTTCGTAGCGAGGTTCATAGCGAAGAACACATTCGACCTTTTCAGAAAGCAGTCCATAGCCCGCGGCGAAATGACCTCACTGGTCGAGGAGATAACAGGCGACCTGAAAACCGTTCAGGCTTTCGGCTACGAAGACGAGGGAGAAGCGAGGTTTGAGGTCTGCAACAGGAAATTGCAGGAAGTCAGCGTAAAGGCTATATTCTTCTCCTCACTGACAAATCCATGTACCAGATTTGTCAATGGTCTGGTTTATACCTCTGTTGGTATACTGGGTGCGCTGGCGGTGTTCAGCGGCAACGGATTTACAGTGGGAAATCTTTCCAGTTTTCTTTCATATGCAAACCAGTACACCAAGCCTTTCAACGAGATATCGGGTGTTATAACCGAACTCCAGAGCGCACTTGCTTCGGCGGGCCGTGTGTTTGAACTCATCGATGAGACCGAGGAGATACCCGATGCACCCGATGCGGAGGTACTCACCGAGGTTGACGGCACTGTCGATGCTGAACACGTTTATTTCAGCTACGACCCCGAAGTCAAGCTTATCGAGGATTTCAACCTCCACGTAAAGGCAGGCGAGCGCACAGCGATAGTCGGCCCCACGGGCTGCGGAAAGACCACCATGATAAATCTGCTGATGCGCTTTTACGATGCCGACAGCGGCAGTATAAACATAAGCGGCAAGCCCATAAAGAACTGCACCCGCGATTCCATGCGCTCCATGTACGGCATGGTATTGCAGGAAACGTGGCTGAAGACCGCCACTATCCGCGACAATATCCGTTACGGCAAGCCCGATGCCACCGATGAAGAGGTAGTTGCGGCGGCGAAGTCAGCCCACTGCCATGGATTTATCAAGCGTCTGCCAAAGGGCTACGACACGGTGATATCCGATGCTTTCAGCACCTTGTCACAGGGGCAGAAACAGCTTCTCTGCATAGCAAGGGTGATGCTGTCACTTCCGCCAATGCTTATACTCGACGAAGCTACATCTTCAATAGATACCCGTACCGAGATAATAATACAGCGTGCTTTCGCTAAGATGATGAAAGGCAGAACGAGCTTCATCATAGCCCACCGCCTATCCACCATCAAGGAAGCGGAGAATATCATAGTGATGCGTTCGGGTCACATCATCGAACAGGGCACCCACGAAAGTCTTATGGCAAAAGGCGGTTTTTACAGCGAACTCTACAACTCCCAGTTCGCGGCGGAATAA
- a CDS encoding ABC transporter ATP-binding protein, producing the protein MFRLFRYLKNYKKESVIGPLFKLIEACFELAVPVVMKRIIDIGIKNEDMPYILRMGGIMVLLGFLGLACSLTAQFFAAKASVGFGTALRTDLLRHIDRLSYSEIDKIGSSTLVTRMTSDINTAQSGVNILLRLLLRSPFIVIGAVIMAFTISVKLTLIFLVIAPCLAFVIYKIMSITIPRYKHIQKTLDRTNLLTGESLSGARVIRAFSRQQDEEKDFDKLTEELTDLQIKAGRINALMNPLTYVIVNLGIAVLLKASAHQVYNGVITQGEVIALINYMNQILLALLAMAILVTNITKMQASAMRINDVFDIDPTVTDDGNTEVTADTSAPAVEFRGVSFSYHDSEEYALEDISFTVNRGETIGIIGGTGSGKSSVINLIPRFYDASKGEVLVDGVDVKRYPFRQLRHKIGIVPQRAVLFKGTVRDNMKWRDSSADDEEIIKALKLAQAYDFVMEKPDKLDEMIHQGGKNLSGGQRQRLTIARAFVGHPEIVILDDSASALDLATDARLRKAIAEQTGDMTVFIVSQRISSIKNVDKIIVLDDGKIAGTGTHRELYQSCDIYREICLSQLSEKEVREIG; encoded by the coding sequence ATGTTCAGACTATTTCGTTACCTGAAAAACTACAAAAAGGAAAGTGTCATAGGGCCTTTGTTCAAGCTTATCGAAGCTTGCTTTGAACTTGCGGTGCCTGTGGTGATGAAGCGCATAATAGATATCGGCATAAAAAACGAGGATATGCCTTATATACTTCGCATGGGCGGTATAATGGTGCTTCTGGGATTTCTGGGGCTTGCCTGTTCGCTGACGGCGCAGTTTTTTGCGGCTAAGGCATCTGTGGGCTTCGGCACGGCACTCCGCACTGACCTTTTGCGCCATATCGACCGCCTTTCCTATTCCGAGATCGATAAGATAGGCAGCAGCACCCTCGTCACCCGAATGACATCGGATATCAACACGGCGCAGTCGGGAGTGAATATACTGCTTCGACTTCTTCTGCGTTCACCGTTTATCGTTATCGGTGCGGTGATAATGGCGTTCACCATATCGGTGAAGCTTACGCTGATATTTCTGGTGATAGCACCCTGTCTTGCCTTTGTCATCTATAAGATAATGAGTATCACCATACCGAGATATAAGCATATCCAGAAGACCCTTGACCGCACTAACCTGCTTACGGGAGAATCCCTTTCGGGCGCAAGAGTGATACGTGCTTTTTCAAGACAGCAGGACGAGGAAAAGGACTTCGATAAGCTGACAGAGGAACTCACAGACCTGCAGATAAAGGCCGGCAGGATAAACGCCCTGATGAATCCCCTGACCTACGTTATCGTGAATCTCGGTATAGCCGTGCTTTTAAAGGCGAGCGCACATCAGGTGTATAACGGCGTTATCACTCAGGGTGAGGTCATTGCACTTATAAACTATATGAACCAGATACTGCTGGCACTACTTGCCATGGCGATACTCGTCACCAATATCACCAAGATGCAGGCTTCCGCAATGCGTATCAACGATGTTTTCGATATCGACCCCACCGTGACCGACGACGGCAATACCGAGGTGACAGCAGATACCTCAGCACCCGCGGTCGAATTCCGCGGAGTAAGCTTCTCATATCACGACAGCGAGGAATATGCCCTTGAGGATATAAGCTTCACAGTGAACAGGGGAGAGACCATCGGTATCATCGGCGGTACAGGTTCTGGAAAATCTTCCGTAATAAACCTTATACCCAGATTTTACGACGCTTCAAAAGGCGAGGTTCTGGTGGACGGCGTTGACGTCAAGAGATACCCTTTCAGACAGCTTCGCCATAAGATAGGTATCGTGCCACAGAGGGCTGTTCTTTTCAAGGGCACTGTCCGTGATAATATGAAATGGCGCGACAGTTCCGCCGACGATGAGGAGATAATCAAGGCTTTGAAGCTTGCACAGGCTTACGATTTCGTCATGGAAAAGCCCGATAAGCTTGATGAGATGATACATCAGGGGGGCAAGAACCTTTCAGGTGGACAAAGACAGCGCCTGACCATCGCAAGGGCTTTTGTAGGTCACCCCGAAATAGTTATCCTCGATGATTCGGCTTCCGCCCTTGATCTTGCCACCGATGCAAGGCTTAGAAAAGCCATCGCCGAACAGACAGGGGATATGACCGTGTTCATCGTTTCACAGAGAATATCTTCTATCAAAAATGTGGATAAGATAATCGTCCTTGATGACGGAAAAATAGCTGGGACAGGCACTCACAGGGAACTTTATCAGTCCTGTGATATCTACCGCGAGATATGTCTGTCACAGCTTTCCGAAAAGGAGGTGAGGGAGATTGGCTGA
- the ppk1 gene encoding polyphosphate kinase 1 — MKNRVYDNRELSWLKFNQRVLEEARDERNPLLERLLFQSIYSSNLDEFFMVRVGSLYDASLVDDSHKDNKSKMKPSEQLSAIYSRVRELISTEDESFKTIHKALEPKNIMHKSMKNLTIQELEFLEAYYAYEIKPFLNALVIDKRHPFPFLPNKSIYVAAKLSSKSGITLGIIGCSEKFERVIFLPRQDDSIAYILVEELIFHFTDKIFTGYKVEEKTLMRITRNADIDVDESFDRELDFRQNMSELINKRKRLCPVRLQLSKQISDPLQKELCTRLELSKKQVFVEKTPLDLSYVFTVFDKAADKKELFFEPQTPQLSRMIDESRPMIDQIDEGDLFLSYPYESIQSFIRLLNEAAKDESVVSIKMTLYRVAKNSKVIKALCAAAENGKEVCVLVELRARFDEENNIGWSKQLEEAGCRVMYGPKGLKVHSKLCLITRKTPDGVKYTTQIGTGNYNEKTAGLYTDLCLMTSNRDIAKDAVEVFRALSVGELVEKSDLLLVAPRCLQNRVLEMMDNEIAIAKAGGDGYVGAKLNSLTDKVIMDKLIECSQAGVKVELVIRGISCLVAGVEGVTENVRIRSIVGRYLEHSRIYIFGSGVRKSVYISSADYMTRNTTRRVEVAAPVLDAGIKKRILDIFETQMNDNVKARDMLPDGTYVRKPSAGVSVDAQSRFFAEAYANVPKPKPEPKPEPIPEQKTEPKPEQPAESPTVTPVTQPEQKPEDTPIVQTDIAEKTETPPAKKKSLWSRFIALFRRKSKS; from the coding sequence GTGAAAAACAGGGTATACGATAACCGTGAGCTTTCATGGCTCAAATTCAATCAGCGAGTGCTTGAAGAAGCCCGTGACGAGCGCAATCCTCTGCTTGAAAGACTGCTGTTCCAGTCCATATATTCCAGCAATCTTGACGAGTTCTTTATGGTCAGGGTAGGGTCGCTTTATGACGCTTCTCTTGTTGATGATTCCCATAAGGACAACAAATCCAAGATGAAGCCCTCGGAACAGCTGAGCGCTATATATTCAAGGGTGCGTGAACTTATTTCCACCGAGGACGAAAGCTTCAAGACCATACACAAAGCCCTCGAACCCAAGAATATCATGCACAAAAGCATGAAAAATCTGACAATACAGGAGCTTGAATTTCTGGAGGCTTACTATGCCTACGAGATCAAGCCTTTCTTAAATGCGCTCGTTATCGATAAGCGTCACCCTTTCCCCTTTCTGCCCAACAAGAGCATATACGTGGCGGCAAAACTGTCTTCAAAAAGCGGCATAACACTGGGTATAATCGGTTGCAGTGAAAAATTCGAGAGGGTGATATTCCTGCCCCGTCAGGACGATTCCATCGCCTATATACTGGTGGAAGAACTGATATTCCACTTTACCGACAAGATATTCACAGGCTATAAGGTGGAGGAAAAGACCCTGATGCGCATAACCCGCAACGCCGATATCGACGTTGACGAAAGCTTCGACCGCGAGCTGGATTTCAGGCAGAATATGTCTGAACTGATAAACAAGAGAAAGCGCCTCTGCCCTGTGAGATTGCAGCTTTCCAAGCAGATATCCGACCCTTTGCAGAAAGAACTGTGTACAAGGCTGGAACTGTCCAAAAAACAGGTCTTTGTTGAAAAGACTCCCCTTGACCTTTCCTACGTATTCACGGTGTTCGATAAAGCGGCTGACAAGAAAGAACTGTTCTTTGAACCCCAGACTCCACAGCTTTCACGCATGATAGATGAAAGCCGACCCATGATAGACCAGATCGATGAGGGCGACCTCTTCCTGTCCTATCCTTACGAATCCATACAGTCCTTTATAAGACTTCTCAACGAAGCCGCAAAGGACGAAAGTGTTGTATCCATAAAGATGACACTTTACCGTGTGGCAAAAAATTCCAAGGTGATAAAGGCACTGTGCGCCGCCGCCGAAAACGGCAAGGAAGTATGCGTGCTTGTGGAACTCCGCGCGAGGTTCGACGAGGAGAACAATATCGGCTGGTCGAAACAGCTTGAAGAAGCGGGCTGTAGAGTTATGTACGGTCCCAAGGGGCTGAAAGTACATTCAAAACTCTGCCTTATCACCCGCAAGACCCCCGATGGCGTGAAGTATACCACCCAGATAGGCACAGGCAACTACAACGAAAAAACAGCGGGTCTGTATACCGACCTCTGTCTTATGACATCAAACAGGGATATCGCCAAGGACGCTGTTGAGGTATTCCGTGCCCTGTCCGTGGGAGAACTTGTGGAGAAAAGCGACCTTCTGCTGGTAGCCCCCAGATGTCTGCAAAACCGTGTGCTTGAAATGATGGACAACGAGATAGCCATAGCCAAAGCAGGCGGTGACGGTTATGTTGGCGCAAAGCTTAACTCCCTGACCGATAAGGTGATAATGGATAAGCTTATCGAGTGTTCACAGGCTGGCGTTAAAGTCGAACTGGTGATACGCGGGATTTCCTGCCTTGTTGCAGGGGTGGAGGGCGTTACCGAAAACGTGCGCATACGTTCCATAGTTGGACGCTACCTCGAACATTCACGTATATACATCTTCGGCAGCGGTGTGAGAAAAAGCGTGTATATATCCTCAGCGGATTATATGACAAGAAATACCACCCGCCGTGTGGAAGTAGCCGCGCCTGTTCTCGATGCCGGGATAAAAAAGCGCATACTCGATATCTTCGAGACCCAGATGAACGACAACGTAAAGGCAAGGGATATGCTCCCCGATGGTACCTATGTCCGCAAACCCTCAGCAGGAGTTTCCGTAGATGCCCAGAGCAGATTTTTTGCAGAAGCTTATGCGAATGTCCCGAAGCCAAAACCCGAACCCAAACCGGAACCGATACCCGAACAAAAGACGGAACCAAAACCCGAGCAACCGGCAGAATCACCCACGGTGACTCCTGTGACCCAACCGGAGCAAAAACCCGAGGATACCCCAATTGTTCAAACGGATATCGCAGAAAAAACCGAAACCCCTCCCGCGAAAAAAAAAAGCCTCTGGTCAAGGTTCATCGCATTATTCCGTCGTAAAAGTAAAAGTTAA
- a CDS encoding DUF3592 domain-containing protein — protein MSKKKYKKNKKKIEKIENNKKNKKYQYNQTPPKKPKRKVSKATEKPKKTSPVKAVIIASICCLPFLIFGAAMIKMGISEITHQIACSAEVKGEIVTDVSVQIVRGRTSKGIRSTSYNYSANYTFEYNGETFTDTIKTSHKIEKGDEIKVRCDPDDPEDHYVKDLGDSVMYVFLIIFGIIWDAIWVLLILMIWRLYQKPKQEVKKQEIKKDEATI, from the coding sequence ATGAGCAAAAAGAAATACAAGAAGAATAAAAAGAAAATCGAGAAGATCGAAAATAACAAAAAGAATAAAAAGTACCAGTATAACCAAACGCCGCCCAAAAAACCAAAACGAAAAGTTTCCAAAGCCACAGAAAAGCCGAAAAAGACCTCACCTGTCAAGGCAGTGATTATAGCTTCTATCTGTTGCCTGCCATTTCTGATCTTCGGAGCAGCTATGATAAAAATGGGTATATCCGAGATCACACACCAGATCGCCTGCTCAGCCGAAGTTAAGGGCGAAATAGTCACAGATGTATCCGTACAAATAGTAAGGGGAAGAACCAGTAAGGGGATCCGTTCTACAAGCTATAATTATTCAGCCAATTATACTTTTGAATACAATGGCGAAACTTTCACTGATACAATTAAAACCAGCCACAAAATCGAAAAGGGAGATGAGATCAAAGTCAGATGTGATCCCGATGACCCTGAAGATCATTATGTCAAGGATCTTGGTGATTCGGTAATGTATGTATTTCTCATCATCTTCGGGATAATCTGGGATGCAATATGGGTCCTCTTGATCCTTATGATATGGCGGCTGTATCAGAAACCTAAGCAAGAGGTCAAAAAACAAGAGATCAAAAAAGATGAAGCTACAATCTGA